A window of Panicum virgatum strain AP13 chromosome 8K, P.virgatum_v5, whole genome shotgun sequence contains these coding sequences:
- the LOC120644365 gene encoding uncharacterized protein LOC120644365: MGKGKVHPSPSLPSAAAAAGGEVTAEAVLVRLLPAAVLAAAAPLGAEGKEVLAYLVLASLRSSAPPAVARAGEEARAGGHRPELGCGCFGCYTAYWSRWDGSPEADREAIHRAIEAFEEHLAKEEREGGGKGGGRRGRKKRAAAAKDAAKDKAGKGKGKEVAAVDPLPLPPPPPPAAAAASPAPEEAPKAEDGAEYLTAEEEKEPEDAAAGEEDRRRRGWGGVLNWRSWGLWGSH; the protein is encoded by the coding sequence atggGGAAGGGCAAGGTGCacccgtcgccgtcgctgccgtcggcggctgcggcggcgggaggggaggtgacggcggaggcggtgctGGTGCGTCTGCTCCccgcggcggtgctcgcggccgcggcgccgctcggggccgaggggaaggaggtgctGGCCTACCTGGTGCTCGCCTCGCTGCGgtcctcggcgccgccggccgtggcgAGGGCCGGGGAGGAGGCGAGGGCGGGGGGCCACCGCCCGGAGCTCGGCTGCGGGTGCTTCGGGTGCTACACGGCCTACTGGTCCCGCTGGGACGGGTCACCGGAGGCCGACCGCGAGGCCATCCACCGCGCCATCGAGGCCTTCGAGGAGCACCTGgccaaggaggagagggagggcggcggcaagggcgggggccgccgcggccgcaagAAGCGCGCCGCAGCAGCCAAGGACGCCGCCAAGGACAAGGCCGGCAAGGGGAAGGGCAAGGaggtcgccgccgtcgaccccctccccctcccgccgccgccgccgccggcggcggcggcggcttctccTGCTCCAGAAGAGGCCCCGAAGGCGGAAGACGGCGCCGAGTACctcacggcggaggaggagaaggagccggaggacgccgcggccggcgaggaggacaggcggcggcgcgggtggggCGGCGTGCTCAACTGGAGGTCCTGGGGCCTGTGGGGGTCCCACTAG